The Prosthecodimorpha staleyi region ATCAGGCCGCCATGGGCGAAGTTGATGATCTTCATGACGCCGAAGACCAGCAGGAGCCCTGAGGCGACCGCGAACAGGATCGCGGCGGTGGTCACGACATCGAGCAGAAGTGCGGTCATCCGGTCGGTCTGCCTTCTCTTTGGAGCCTTGCCGCTCCCCGGCCTGATCCGGCCCCAGCCTGATCCGGGGGAGGGCCGGCAGCAAGATTCGCGCGCCGCGGCGGGACCTGCGGCGCGCGAACCTGTCAGGCCCTCACTTCAGGTTCGGGCACTGTTCGCCGGGGTCGACATCCTTGAAGGTCGACAGCAGCTTGATGCCGCCGTCGGCCTGGACCTGGCCGAGATACATGGTCAGCGGCGCATGGCGCTGCTTGCTCATGGTGATCTTGCCGCGCGGGCCGTCGACCGCCACTTCCGCCAGCGCCTTCAGCACGGCGCCGGCCTCGGTCGAACCCGCCTTTTCGACGGCGGCCTTGTAGGCGTAGACCGCCTCATACTGCGGCACCGACAGGTCGTTCGGGGTCTTCAGGTTCGAACCGAACTTCTTGTCCATCGACGCCAGGAAGGTCTTGTTGGCCGGGCTGTCGATGTTGGTCAGGTAGGAACCGGAGATGTAGATGCCCTCGGCATCCGGTCCCATCGCCTTGGCGGTACCCTCGTCGACGGCGAGATTGCCGTAGGGCGCCTTGATGCCGGCCGCGCGCAGCTGCTTGGTCAGGGTCACGTTCGGCGCGCCGCCGGCCGTGGAGGTGACCAGCGCGTCCGGGTTGGTCGCCTTGATCTTGCTGATGATCGCGGTCCAGTCGGTGGCATCCATCGGCGCATATTCGTCGCCGATCACCTTGCCGCCCTTCTTCTCGATATAGCTCTTGGTGAAGGCGAGCATGCCGCGGCCGAAGGCATAGTCGCTGCCGACCAGGAAGAAGGTCTTGGCGCTCTTCTCCTTCATGAAATAGTCGATGATCGGCGCGACCTGCTGGTCGGGCACCCAGGCATTGACGAACAGATACGGGCTGCAGGAGCGGCCTTCGTAGAAGGACGTGTAGATGTAGGGGGTCTTGCCGCGGGCGACGATCGGCAGGCCGGCATTGCGGGCGGCCGAGGTCTCCATCGAGATCAGCACGTCGACCTTCTTCTGGAAGATCAGGCTGTCGAAGGCCTTCTGCGCGCCGGCCGCGCCCGAGCCGTCATCGGCGACCTCGAGCTTGACCTTCTTGCCGAGGATGCCGCCCTTGGCGTTGATCTCCTCGACCGCCAGTTCGGCGGACTGCACGACCGACGGCGCGACGACGCTGTTGGCGCCGGACAGGCCGACCGGGATGCCAATCGTGATGGTGTCGGCGGCGAGCGCCGGCGAGGCGAGCAGGCAGGCGGCGAGCGCGAGGCCGCCGATCGTCCGGGGATGGGGATGGGTCATCGGAAGGTCTCCATTCTGCGTCTCGGGGTCTCAGTACCAGCCGCGCGGAACCGTCGAGCCGAGCATCTCGGCATAGACATCCGTGCGGCGATCTCGCAGGATCTGGTTGAAATCGTTCCAGTTCCGCTTGCGGCGGGCCTCGCCGAGGTCGACCTCGGCATAGATGATCTCCTCGCGGTCGCGGCTCGCCGGACCGGCCGCCGGCCAGCCGGTGTAGCTGGCGATCAGGCTCTGCCCGACGAAGGGCTGACCGCGTTCGGTGCCGACCCGGTCGGCGGCGGCGATGAAGATCGAGTTGGAATGGGCGGCCGCCATGACCAGGATGTTGGCCATCGCCTCCCGGTCCGGCGCCTGGCCGGGGATCGGGACCCAGTTGGTCGGCACGCAGACGATGTCGGCGCCTTGCAGCGCCTGCAGGCGGAAGGTTTCCGGGAACCAGCC contains the following coding sequences:
- a CDS encoding substrate-binding protein — protein: MTHPHPRTIGGLALAACLLASPALAADTITIGIPVGLSGANSVVAPSVVQSAELAVEEINAKGGILGKKVKLEVADDGSGAAGAQKAFDSLIFQKKVDVLISMETSAARNAGLPIVARGKTPYIYTSFYEGRSCSPYLFVNAWVPDQQVAPIIDYFMKEKSAKTFFLVGSDYAFGRGMLAFTKSYIEKKGGKVIGDEYAPMDATDWTAIISKIKATNPDALVTSTAGGAPNVTLTKQLRAAGIKAPYGNLAVDEGTAKAMGPDAEGIYISGSYLTNIDSPANKTFLASMDKKFGSNLKTPNDLSVPQYEAVYAYKAAVEKAGSTEAGAVLKALAEVAVDGPRGKITMSKQRHAPLTMYLGQVQADGGIKLLSTFKDVDPGEQCPNLK